A genomic segment from Zingiber officinale cultivar Zhangliang unplaced genomic scaffold, Zo_v1.1 ctg54, whole genome shotgun sequence encodes:
- the LOC122037496 gene encoding negative regulator of systemic acquired resistance SNI1-like, whose translation MKSPSSSSSSNRRASSGHRNNNNNASIAVWEENTMAILDSSGIKDSRDVHDDRLCFLEAVRSASLASESPSAPSWRIFDAIFQILTDCNSLELAMASFQLLIELDKHYPRVYLSKSDELESSSSDISKLVVVKEAWSPFNLASGSEEGAAKDSCYLFDPLRFSNLIDDMAQAVKNLDFDFAVKPVQNSLVFQYLVNVVEVDLLLRLNLYKETLNWSLLRESVMNLLLGSRKLNFKSVVRDCMSILLRRCHHSISNNVQQLRNSESTCCSQSDQNSKVAVAIAISQLEKETCVSIQKFVGLVIELDAVRKEADSLGQTSRFDGLRLPITEFIVEELTYNKDNFAPLLLVFSEPKWKLEIILLYFSKYLIKPSVRTRRSNDTPVDVTLESVLSNFSTTASTKNIVKKVSSDLASLLLAHAFQACLSLIRGPRQITNSTELIGANLLEICSKLISAIKIIRRVDGKLEITSFTKEALFTAAMILKTNA comes from the exons ATGAAGAGTCCCAGCAGCAGCAGTAGCAGTAACCGACGAGCCAGCAGCGGCCACCGCAACAACAATAACAATGCAAGCATCGCGGTGTGGGAAGAGAACACCATGGCCATCCTCGACTCCTCCGGCATCAAGGATTCTCGCGACGTCCACGACGACC GGCTCTGCTTCTTGGAAGCTGTTCGATCTGCGTCGCTCGCGTCCGAGTCGCCTTCTGCTCCCTCCTG GAGGATTTTTGACGCTATCTTCCAGATTCTCACGGACTGCAACTCTCTTGAACTAGCCATGGCTAGTTTTCAGCTTCTCATTGAGTTggataag CACTATCCTCGAGTATACTTGTCAAAATCAGACGAACTTGAATCATCATCCAGTGATATAAGCAAGCTTGTTGTGGTTAAAGAG GCATGGTCACCATTTAATCTTGCATCAGGCAGTGAAGAGGGAGCTGCTAAGGACTCGTGCTATTTGTTTGACCCATTG AGGTTCTCTAACTTGATAGATGACATGGCTCAAGCGGTTAAAAACTTGGACTTTGATTTCGCGGTCAAG CCCGTACAAAATTCACTGGTGTTTCAATATCTTGTAAACGTCGTAGAGGTTGATCTATTACTTCGTCTTAATTTATACAAAG AAACACTAAACTGGTCACTTCTTAGGGAATCAGTAATGAATCTTCTATTG GGATCacgaaagttaaattttaagagTGTAGTTAGGGATTGCATGTCCATTTTGCTTAGGAGGTGCCATCATAGTATATCAAATAATGTTCAGCAACTGAGGAATTCTGAAAGCACATGCTGCTCCCAATCAGATCAAAATTCTAAGGTTGCTGTAGCAATTGCTATTTCTCAACTAGAAAAGGAAACTTGTGTTTCTATACAGAAATTTGTTGGGCTG GTTATTGAGCTTGATGCAGTGAGAAAAGAGGCAGATTCTCTTGGACAAACTTCTCGTTTTGATGGTCTTAG GCTTCCTATCACTGAATTTATTGTGGAGGAATTAACTTACAACAAAGATAATTTTGCCCCTTTACTTCTG GTCTTCTCTGAACCTAAATGGAAGTTGGAGATAATTTTGCTGTACTTTTCAAAGTATTTAATCAAG CCCTCTGTTCGAACTCGTAGATCGAATGACACACCAGTTGATGTGACATTGGAAAGTGTTCTAAGCAACTTCTCAACAACTGCAAGTACAAAGAATATCGTGAAAAAAGTTTCTTCTGACTTAGCCTCACTGCTCCTGGCTCATGCTTTTCAG GCCTGTCTCTCCCTAATACGTGGTCCTAGGCAGATTACTAATTCTACCGAACTTATTGGTGCAAATCTTTTAGAGATCTGTAGCAAATTAATTTCTGCTATCAAAATCATCAGGAGAGTTGATGG GAAGTTGGAGATTACATCCTTCACCAAGGAAGCTCTGTTTACTGCAGCAATGATTCTGAAAACAAATGCTTAG